A genomic segment from Glycine soja cultivar W05 chromosome 18, ASM419377v2, whole genome shotgun sequence encodes:
- the LOC114394475 gene encoding protein DETOXIFICATION 29-like, which translates to MEDHEDQTHPLLTPRHHTPDPAVVFTAKSDDIAPIAGAGDFAREFFAESKKLWYLAGPAIFTSVCQYSLGAVTQVFSGHVSTLALAAISIENSVIAGFCLGITFGMGSALETLCGQAYGAGQVHMLGVYMQRSWVILNATAILLTLLYIFAAPLLRAIGQTEAISAAAGDFAVWMIPQLFAYAVNYPAQKFLQAQSRIMVMAWIAAAALVLHTVFSWLLMLKLRWGLVGAAVVLNASWWFIDLAQLVYIMGGACGEAWSGFTFKAFHNLWGFVRLSLASAVMLCLEVWYFMALILFAGYLKNAEVSVDALSICMNILGWTIMVSFGMNAAVSVRVSNELGACHPRTAKFSLLVAVITSTLIGVMLSMVLIIFRNQYPFLFSNDSEVRKIVVELTPMLALCIVINNVQPVLSGVAVGAGWQAVVAYVNIACYYFFGIPLGLILGYKLDKGVMGIWSGMLLGTILQTCVLFFMVYRTDWNKEASLAEDRIKQWGGHEDSKTHAIAKNDQET; encoded by the exons ATGGAGGACCATGAGGACCAAACTCACCCACTTCTCACGCCGCGACACCACACACCGGACCCCGCCGTCGTCTTCACGGCGAAATCCGATGACATCGCTCCGATCGCCGGCGCCGGCGACTTCGCCAGAGAGTTCTTCGCCGAGTCGAAGAAGCTCTGGTACCTCGCCGGCCCCGCCATCTTCACCTCCGTCTGCCAGTACTCCCTCGGCGCCGTCACCCAAGTCTTCTCCGGCCACGTCAGCACCCTCGCCCTCGCCGCCATCTCCATTGAAAACTCCGTCATCGCCGGCTTCTGCCTTGGCATCACT TTTGGAATGGGAAGCGCGTTGGAAACGCTATGTGGACAAGCGTACGGAGCGGGGCAAGTGCACATGCTGGGCGTGTACATGCAGCGCTCGTGGGTGATCCTGAACGCCACCGCGATCCTGCTGACGCTCCTCTACATCTTCGCGGCGCCGCTGCTGCGGGCGATAGGGCAGACGGAGGCGATTTCGGCGGCGGCGGGGGATTTCGCGGTGTGGATGATCCCGCAGCTGTTCGCGTACGCGGTGAACTACCCGGCGCAGAAGTTCCTGCAGGCGCAGAGCAGGATCATGGTGATGGCGTGGATTGCGGCGGCGGCGCTGGTGCTGCACACCGTGTTCAGCTGGCTGCTCATGCTGAAGCTCCGGTGGGGGCTCGTCGGCGCTGCCGTGGTGCTGAACGCGTCGTGGTGGTTCATCGACCTTGCGCAGCTCGTTTATATAATGGGTGGGGCCTGCGGGGAGGCCTGGTCTGGCTTTACCTTCAAAGCCTTTCACAATCTTTGGGGCTTTGTTCGTCTCTCTCTTGCCTCTGCTGTCATGCTCTG CCTTGAAGTGTGGTATTTTATGGCCCTCATCCTCTTCGCTGGATATTTAAAGAATGCAGAGGTTTCGGTCGATGCCTTGTCCATCTG CATGAACATATTGGGATGGACCATCATGGTATCCTTTGGAATGAACGCAGCCGTAAG TGTGAGGGTGTCAAATGAACTAGGAGCATGTCACCCAAGAACAGCAAAGTTTTCACTTCTTGTTGCTGTGATTACTTCAACTCTGATCGGTGTCATGCTCTCGATGGTGCTGATAATCTTCCGGAACCAGTACCCTTTCTTGTTTTCAAATGATTCAGAAGTGAGAAAGATTGTGGTAGAGCTCACGCCCATGTTGGCCCTTTGCATTGTCATCAACAACGTGCAACCCGTTCTCTCAGGTGTTGCTGTTGGCGCAGGGTGGCAGGCTGTGGTTGCTTACGTGAATATTGCTTGTTACTACTTTTTCGGTATTCCTCTGGGTCTTATTTTAGGGTACAAGCTTGACAAGGGGGTCATG GGGATTTGGTCTGGAATGTTGTTAGGAACTATCTTACAAACGTGTGTTTTATTCTTCATGGTCTATAGAACAGATTGGAATaaagag GCATCCCTTGCGGAAGATAGAATAAAGCAGTGGGGTGGGCATGAAGATTCAAAAACGCATGCTATAGCGAAGAATGATCAAGAaacatga